The Gemella haemolysans genome includes a region encoding these proteins:
- the rpmG gene encoding 50S ribosomal protein L33: MRVNVTLACTECGDRNYITKKNKRNNPDRIELKKYCPRLKKVTLHRETK; the protein is encoded by the coding sequence ATGCGCGTAAATGTAACATTAGCTTGTACAGAATGTGGTGACAGAAACTACATTACTAAAAAGAACAAAAGAAATAATCCAGACCGTATTGAACTTAAAAAATACTGTCCAAGATTAAAAAAAGTGACTTTACACAGAGAAACTAAATAA
- a CDS encoding alpha/beta fold hydrolase yields MLEKTLETSSGVIHYWINEINKQSRIALIFLPGLTADHRLFDKQIEYFKDKFRVLVWDAPGHASSYPFDLDFDLFDEAKWLYEILINEGIDQSILIGQSMGGYLGQIYAELFSEKLNGIVTIDSAPLQRRYYTVIELWLLKKVEVIYRIYPWKILLKLGPKGVSTTEYGRKLMLDMMMVYDGNKKRYSHLVGHGYKILAKAVEKNLTYEIKCPHMVICGKEDRAGSCIRYLKLYEKKSGKPVEWIDNAGHNSNTDRPHVVNKLIHEFVKKCDI; encoded by the coding sequence ATGCTGGAAAAAACACTAGAGACTTCATCAGGAGTGATTCATTATTGGATAAATGAAATTAATAAACAATCAAGAATCGCTCTTATATTTTTGCCAGGACTTACTGCTGATCATAGATTGTTTGATAAACAGATAGAATATTTTAAGGATAAGTTCAGAGTATTGGTTTGGGATGCACCTGGACATGCTTCATCATATCCTTTTGACCTTGATTTTGATTTGTTTGATGAAGCAAAATGGTTGTATGAAATATTAATAAATGAAGGAATTGATCAATCAATCTTAATTGGACAATCAATGGGAGGTTATCTAGGCCAGATTTATGCAGAACTATTTTCTGAAAAACTAAATGGTATTGTTACTATTGATTCAGCTCCTCTTCAAAGGCGGTATTATACCGTAATAGAATTATGGTTATTAAAAAAAGTAGAAGTAATATATAGAATTTATCCATGGAAAATACTTTTGAAACTGGGGCCGAAAGGAGTATCAACAACTGAATACGGAAGAAAATTAATGTTGGATATGATGATGGTTTATGATGGAAACAAAAAAAGATATTCTCATCTAGTAGGGCATGGATATAAAATCTTGGCAAAAGCAGTAGAAAAAAATCTGACTTATGAAATAAAATGTCCACATATGGTGATATGCGGTAAAGAAGATCGGGCAGGTTCCTGTATCCGATATTTGAAATTATATGAGAAAAAATCTGGGAAGCCTGTTGAGTGGATTGATAATGCTGGTCATAATTCGAACACTGATAGACCACATGTTGTAAATAAATTGATTCATGAATTTGTGAAAAAGTGTGACATATAA
- a CDS encoding DNA-methyltransferase, translating to MSILRVETLVEIANEFGFYYKTTGIWRKTNPMPRNMNLHFVNSNECWIYFTYKTKTGTFNNKGKLVLDYIETSVTTAREKKLGKHPTQKPIILFEHFIRLLSNEGDLVVDPFLGSGSSAIASYRLNRNFIDVELEEKYAKLANMRVEDEKTSY from the coding sequence ATGTCAATATTAAGGGTTGAAACTCTTGTTGAAATAGCAAATGAATTTGGTTTTTATTATAAAACCACTGGAATTTGGCGCAAAACAAATCCAATGCCTAGAAATATGAATTTACATTTTGTTAATTCAAATGAGTGCTGGATATATTTTACTTATAAAACAAAAACAGGAACATTCAATAATAAAGGTAAATTGGTTCTAGACTATATTGAAACATCTGTCACGACTGCTAGGGAAAAGAAATTAGGTAAACATCCAACACAAAAGCCAATTATATTATTCGAACATTTTATAAGATTGCTTTCAAATGAGGGCGATTTAGTAGTAGATCCATTTCTAGGAAGCGGTTCTTCTGCAATTGCAAGCTATAGATTAAATAGAAATTTTATCGATGTTGAATTAGAAGAAAAATATGCTAAATTAGCGAATATGAGGGTAGAAGATGAAAAGACAAGTTATTGA
- the fsa gene encoding fructose-6-phosphate aldolase yields MKFFIDTANVEDIRNANELGVVSGVTTNPSLIAKEGRDFKEVIKEITSIVDGPISGEVKATTTNWKDMLEEAREIAKIHPNMVVKIPMTEDGLKAINVLKKEGIKTNVTLIFSPTQALLAARAGATYVSPFLGRLDDISHNGLLLIEEIVEIFANNDIDTQIIAASVRNPIHVTECAKLGCDIATVPYSVIKQMVKHPLTDIGIEKFKQDYYKVFGE; encoded by the coding sequence ATGAAATTTTTTATAGATACAGCAAATGTCGAAGATATTAGAAATGCTAATGAATTAGGAGTAGTTAGTGGAGTTACTACAAATCCGTCATTAATCGCAAAAGAAGGACGCGATTTTAAAGAAGTTATTAAGGAAATTACTTCAATAGTAGACGGTCCTATTAGTGGAGAAGTAAAAGCTACTACTACTAATTGGAAGGATATGCTAGAAGAGGCAAGAGAAATTGCAAAAATTCATCCTAATATGGTTGTTAAGATTCCTATGACTGAAGATGGATTAAAAGCTATAAATGTATTAAAAAAAGAGGGAATTAAAACAAATGTTACTCTAATCTTTAGTCCAACTCAAGCGTTATTAGCAGCTAGAGCTGGTGCAACATATGTTTCTCCATTTTTAGGTAGATTAGATGATATTTCTCATAATGGATTATTATTAATAGAAGAGATAGTGGAAATTTTTGCTAATAATGATATTGATACACAAATTATCGCAGCAAGTGTGAGAAATCCAATTCATGTTACTGAATGTGCTAAATTAGGATGCGATATTGCTACTGTTCCTTATTCTGTAATTAAACAAATGGTTAAACATCCATTAACTGATATTGGAATAGAAAAATTCAAACAAGATTACTATAAAGTATTCGGTGAGTAA
- a CDS encoding ArsR/SmtB family transcription factor, translating to MTKKFNSIERCDCNVIHEDIVNQVRDKMPQEESLYDLAELFKVFGDSTRIRILWALHEAEMCVCDIAVLLNMTQSAISHQLRVLKQANLVKNRKEGKVVYYSLVDDHVREIFDQGLIHINEK from the coding sequence ATGACTAAAAAATTTAATTCAATTGAAAGATGTGACTGCAATGTAATTCATGAGGATATTGTAAATCAAGTTAGAGATAAAATGCCTCAAGAAGAAAGCCTTTATGATCTAGCAGAATTATTTAAAGTATTTGGAGATTCAACACGAATCAGGATATTATGGGCTTTACATGAAGCTGAAATGTGTGTTTGTGATATCGCTGTATTACTTAACATGACACAATCAGCAATTTCCCATCAGCTGAGAGTCTTAAAACAAGCTAATTTAGTGAAAAACAGAAAAGAAGGCAAAGTAGTATATTATTCATTAGTTGATGATCATGTAAGAGAAATATTTGACCAAGGTCTAATTCATATCAACGAGAAGTAG
- a CDS encoding class I SAM-dependent methyltransferase encodes MNSYIKLNEDRWNNVKNDYTEPLTHEQLEEARNNPISVALTVGKKVPKEWFEKANGKKILGLACGGGQQGPVFAVKGYDVTIMDFSKSQLQRDEMVAKREGLKINTVQGDMTKPFPFENETFDIIFNPVSNVYVEDLENIYREASRVLKKGGLLMVGFMNPWIYMYDADIVWDKPDEELLLKFSIPFNSKELEEEGKITINPEYGYEFSHTLETQIRGQLKNGLTMIDFYESCDKRHRLSRYGNDYIATLCIKL; translated from the coding sequence ATGAATAGTTATATAAAGTTAAATGAAGATAGATGGAATAATGTAAAAAATGACTATACTGAGCCGTTGACACACGAACAATTAGAAGAAGCTAGAAATAATCCAATTTCTGTTGCATTAACTGTTGGGAAAAAAGTTCCAAAAGAATGGTTTGAAAAAGCAAACGGAAAAAAGATATTAGGTTTAGCTTGTGGTGGTGGTCAGCAAGGTCCAGTTTTTGCTGTAAAAGGTTATGATGTAACTATAATGGATTTTTCTAAATCACAATTACAAAGAGATGAAATGGTTGCTAAAAGAGAAGGCTTAAAAATCAACACAGTTCAAGGTGATATGACAAAACCATTTCCATTTGAAAATGAAACATTTGATATTATTTTTAATCCAGTTTCAAATGTATATGTAGAAGATTTAGAAAATATATATAGGGAAGCCTCTCGAGTATTGAAAAAGGGTGGATTGTTAATGGTCGGATTTATGAATCCTTGGATATACATGTATGATGCTGACATTGTATGGGACAAACCCGATGAAGAATTACTTTTAAAATTCTCAATACCTTTTAATTCGAAAGAGCTTGAAGAGGAAGGCAAGATAACTATAAATCCAGAATATGGATATGAATTTAGCCATACCTTAGAAACTCAGATCCGAGGACAACTTAAAAATGGACTTACTATGATAGATTTTTATGAATCGTGTGACAAAAGACATAGACTATCACGTTATGGAAACGACTATATAGCTACACTTTGTATTAAACTATAA
- a CDS encoding DNA cytosine methyltransferase, producing the protein MKRQVIDLFSGVGGLSKGFFDSGFEIVLANEVDYSIANSYKKNHPKVKMINEDISKLDIDDVFNEYKNIDVIVGGPPCQGFSQKGKRKIMDDPHNYLFKYFFEVVSVVRPKYFVLENVPNILIANNGHFKDEIYSLYSSNGYTL; encoded by the coding sequence ATGAAAAGACAAGTTATTGATTTGTTTTCTGGAGTTGGTGGACTATCTAAAGGATTTTTCGACTCAGGATTTGAAATTGTTTTAGCAAATGAAGTTGACTATTCTATAGCTAATTCTTATAAAAAAAATCATCCTAAAGTGAAAATGATTAATGAAGATATTTCAAAATTAGATATTGATGATGTTTTTAATGAGTATAAAAATATAGACGTAATTGTTGGGGGACCACCTTGTCAAGGATTTTCTCAAAAAGGGAAAAGAAAAATAATGGATGATCCACATAATTATTTATTTAAATATTTTTTTGAGGTAGTTAGTGTTGTTAGACCGAAGTATTTTGTGCTAGAAAATGTACCCAACATATTAATTGCAAATAACGGACATTTTAAAGACGAAATTTATAGCTTATATTCCAGTAATGGTTACACGTTATGA
- a CDS encoding Csac_0668 family 2Fe-2S cluster-binding (seleno)protein, giving the protein MFCECITQNLNRTKESCPVCNNEGVTVSRTTVEHLVTDDYRNAVDGDQYKICMNEDCDVIYYNLDKEIKFLKDQVRVPIWFKKDADPKYACYCSKVTEDQVIEEVVKHGAKTVKEVNAITGAMKNSLCKENNPLGVCCHKIIQEAIDKGLIMK; this is encoded by the coding sequence ATTTTCTGTGAATGTATCACACAAAATTTAAATAGAACAAAGGAGAGTTGCCCTGTCTGTAATAATGAAGGAGTAACAGTTAGTAGGACAACCGTTGAACACTTGGTGACAGATGATTATCGTAATGCCGTTGATGGAGATCAATATAAGATATGCATGAATGAGGACTGCGACGTTATTTACTATAACTTAGATAAAGAAATAAAATTCTTAAAAGACCAAGTTAGGGTTCCTATCTGGTTTAAGAAAGATGCAGATCCTAAGTATGCTTGTTATTGCAGCAAAGTCACAGAAGATCAGGTAATTGAAGAAGTTGTAAAGCATGGTGCGAAAACCGTTAAAGAAGTAAATGCCATAACTGGAGCAATGAAAAATTCGCTTTGTAAGGAAAACAATCCTTTGGGGGTATGTTGTCATAAGATTATTCAGGAAGCCATTGATAAGGGATTAATCATGAAATGA
- the obgE gene encoding GTPase ObgE, whose product MFLDEVKIFVRSGDGGNGLVAFRREKYVPKGGPAGGDGGRGANVVFIVDEGLRTFMDYRYQKKFVAPNGENGMSKGMHGRKSKDLYLKVPPGTVIRDTDTGEVLADLVEHEQEVVVARGGRGGRGNCRFATPSNPAPEIAENGEPGEERNLTLELKLMADVGLVGFPSVGKSTLLSITSKAKPKIADYHFTTLVPNLGVVETKDHRSFVMADLPGLIEGASQGVGLGHQFLRHIERTKVIVHVVDMSATDGRDPYEDYKIINQELAEYNMRLLERPQVVVANKMDIPVASENLKEFKKQLENDGEDVDIVEISAFTRSNIDNLLYKISDILDNTDPNTLYELDTEEESMENRVLYKHKPKDETFKITRDDTGAYVVSGPGIERAFLMTDFNRDASVRRFAQQMRSMGVDDALRDRGCKNGDTVKILKGEFEFVE is encoded by the coding sequence ATGTTTTTAGATGAGGTAAAAATATTCGTCCGATCAGGTGATGGTGGGAATGGATTAGTAGCATTTAGAAGAGAAAAGTATGTTCCAAAAGGTGGTCCAGCAGGTGGTGACGGTGGACGTGGAGCAAACGTTGTATTTATAGTTGATGAAGGTTTAAGAACTTTCATGGATTACCGTTATCAGAAGAAATTCGTAGCACCTAATGGTGAGAACGGAATGAGCAAAGGTATGCATGGTAGAAAATCTAAAGATTTATACTTAAAAGTACCACCTGGGACTGTAATTCGTGATACTGATACTGGAGAGGTATTAGCAGACTTAGTAGAACATGAGCAAGAAGTAGTAGTAGCTCGTGGAGGTCGTGGAGGACGTGGAAACTGTCGTTTCGCAACTCCATCAAACCCAGCACCAGAGATCGCTGAAAATGGTGAACCAGGAGAAGAAAGAAATCTGACTTTAGAATTAAAACTTATGGCAGATGTAGGTCTTGTTGGATTCCCTTCAGTCGGTAAATCAACATTATTATCAATAACATCAAAAGCAAAACCAAAAATTGCTGATTATCACTTTACAACATTAGTACCAAATCTTGGTGTAGTAGAAACAAAAGATCACAGAAGTTTTGTTATGGCTGACCTTCCAGGATTAATCGAAGGAGCTAGTCAAGGTGTAGGTCTTGGTCACCAATTCTTACGTCACATCGAAAGAACGAAAGTTATTGTTCACGTAGTAGATATGTCAGCAACTGATGGTCGTGATCCATATGAAGATTATAAAATTATTAACCAAGAATTAGCAGAATATAACATGAGACTTTTAGAAAGACCTCAAGTAGTAGTAGCTAACAAGATGGATATTCCAGTTGCGAGTGAAAATCTTAAAGAATTTAAAAAACAATTAGAAAATGATGGTGAAGATGTGGATATCGTTGAAATTTCTGCCTTCACACGTAGTAATATTGATAACTTACTTTATAAAATAAGTGATATTCTAGATAACACAGATCCAAATACGTTATATGAACTTGATACTGAAGAAGAAAGTATGGAAAACAGAGTTCTTTATAAACATAAACCTAAGGATGAAACATTCAAGATTACTCGTGATGACACAGGTGCTTATGTAGTAAGTGGACCTGGTATTGAACGTGCATTCTTAATGACTGATTTCAACCGTGATGCTTCTGTTAGACGTTTTGCTCAACAAATGCGTTCTATGGGTGTAGATGATGCTTTACGTGACAGAGGATGTAAAAACGGTGATACTGTTAAGATCCTTAAAGGTGAGTTTGAATTCGTAGAGTAG
- a CDS encoding DUF1413 domain-containing protein: MKETENLYEGEVFIFKELFKGYVWNRIPRKDCTNVLVDVFEIF; encoded by the coding sequence ATTAAAGAAACCGAAAACTTGTACGAAGGAGAAGTCTTTATTTTTAAGGAATTGTTTAAAGGATATGTATGGAACAGGATACCGAGAAAGGACTGTACTAATGTCTTAGTAGATGTTTTTGAGATATTTTAA
- a CDS encoding ClbS/DfsB family four-helix bundle protein encodes MPRPTTKNDLMIVAEESYEKLNLHISKMTSEELNTPFNFSKDKKKKEAHWKRDKNLRDILIHLYEWHKLVLNWVRFNQEGEEKSFIPEPYNWRTYGDMNLEFWKKHQNTSLEDATKALQKSHKDILKLAENFTNEELFSKKVYKWVGGSTLGSYFVSATSSHYDWAIKKIKAHQKNCK; translated from the coding sequence GTGCCAAGACCAACGACAAAAAATGATTTAATGATAGTTGCCGAGGAAAGTTATGAAAAGTTAAACTTACATATTTCAAAGATGACGAGTGAAGAGTTAAATACACCTTTTAATTTTTCAAAAGATAAAAAGAAAAAAGAAGCTCATTGGAAAAGAGATAAAAACTTAAGAGATATCTTAATTCATCTATATGAATGGCATAAACTTGTTTTGAATTGGGTACGTTTCAATCAAGAGGGAGAAGAGAAATCATTTATTCCTGAACCATATAACTGGAGAACTTACGGCGATATGAATTTAGAATTTTGGAAAAAGCATCAGAATACGTCTCTGGAAGATGCAACAAAAGCTTTACAAAAATCTCATAAAGATATTTTGAAACTAGCCGAAAACTTTACAAATGAAGAATTATTTTCAAAAAAAGTTTATAAATGGGTTGGCGGGAGTACATTGGGATCTTATTTTGTCAGTGCTACTTCTAGCCATTATGATTGGGCTATAAAAAAAATAAAGGCCCATCAAAAAAATTGCAAGTAA
- a CDS encoding SAP domain-containing protein, with product MIEIRPSFKNIESFEEFNKYYWYREELSQICKSLGLEYRCTKKELNYIIEQYFKGNRIEKSIRKVNKKHAEVISLNTPLLECGFSFNQKFRDYFSAVTGVSSFKFNADMATAWRKVKSDNDKEFTIQDMIKIYYGESDYAKYDNSTCQWNQFLKDFCADEHSNNYSNKLKVAAILWKEVRNSKNEKIYSKQLLNEYGFKLEEYCK from the coding sequence GTGATAGAAATTAGACCTAGTTTTAAAAATATAGAATCATTTGAGGAATTTAACAAGTACTATTGGTATCGAGAGGAACTTTCACAAATATGTAAGTCTCTTGGACTAGAGTATAGATGTACAAAGAAAGAATTGAACTATATTATTGAACAATATTTCAAGGGGAATAGAATAGAAAAGTCTATAAGGAAAGTAAATAAAAAACATGCCGAAGTAATATCTTTAAATACACCATTGCTAGAATGTGGTTTTTCTTTTAACCAAAAATTTAGAGATTATTTTTCAGCTGTAACAGGAGTTAGCTCGTTTAAATTTAATGCTGATATGGCAACGGCTTGGAGAAAAGTAAAAAGTGATAATGATAAAGAATTTACAATTCAAGATATGATAAAAATATATTATGGAGAGTCAGATTATGCAAAGTATGATAATTCGACTTGTCAGTGGAATCAATTTTTGAAAGATTTTTGTGCAGATGAACACAGCAATAATTATTCTAACAAGTTAAAAGTTGCGGCTATCCTTTGGAAAGAAGTTAGAAACTCAAAAAATGAAAAAATTTATTCAAAACAACTTCTAAATGAATATGGATTCAAATTAGAGGAGTACTGCAAATAA
- a CDS encoding helix-turn-helix domain-containing protein translates to MELSYKRLFKKLIDLDIQHNELMEKANVSRSTFYKLKNGENVTTDILLRICDALDCDISEIMECIKND, encoded by the coding sequence ATGGAATTAAGTTATAAAAGGTTATTTAAAAAACTTATTGATTTAGATATACAACATAATGAGCTTATGGAAAAAGCAAATGTAAGTAGGAGTACATTTTATAAATTAAAGAATGGTGAGAATGTAACTACCGATATTTTGCTCAGAATTTGTGATGCATTGGATTGTGACATATCAGAAATTATGGAGTGTATTAAAAATGATTGA
- the rlmD gene encoding 23S rRNA (uracil(1939)-C(5))-methyltransferase RlmD: MQKNDIFEGKVIDYTHDGLGVVKIDNFPIFIKDVIEGEVIEFKIIKLKKNLGYGKVLNIIESSKNRIDGIPKTSGANLVHMNYEEQLKFKKKKVQNVMDKALGKDYVEVLETLGMEDGYHYRNKSVIPVQKVNGEVKMGYYKPRSHDVVNIEKCFIQYDEHNVLMNKLRSLISELNLSVYDENNHSGAIRHIMFRTNTVKSEIMVGIVVKEKFNKLDEFVEKISKLDDRIVSIMLNINDKKTNVIFGDKTEKLFGQDYITDTLDGIEFKISLRSFYQVNPVQTEVLYSKALELAELKETDTIIDAYCGIGTISLFAAKKVKKVYGIEIVEAAVLDARENAKNNNIENAEFLLGKSEDVIKKLISQNIKLDAVIVDPPRKGCEESFLRDLASMGIEKIVYVSCNPSTLARDMEIMRSLGYKLGAVQPVDMFPGTYHVEAVTLLERNN, from the coding sequence ATGCAGAAAAATGATATATTCGAAGGGAAAGTTATAGATTATACCCACGATGGTCTTGGTGTAGTAAAAATTGATAATTTTCCGATTTTTATTAAAGATGTTATAGAAGGTGAAGTAATCGAGTTTAAGATAATTAAATTAAAGAAAAATCTTGGTTATGGAAAAGTTCTTAATATTATTGAAAGTTCTAAAAATAGAATTGATGGTATTCCGAAAACTTCAGGAGCAAATTTAGTTCATATGAACTATGAAGAACAGTTGAAATTTAAAAAGAAAAAAGTTCAAAATGTTATGGATAAAGCTCTTGGGAAGGATTATGTCGAAGTATTAGAAACTTTAGGAATGGAAGATGGATACCATTATCGTAATAAGTCTGTGATTCCAGTACAAAAAGTTAATGGTGAAGTTAAGATGGGATATTATAAACCACGAAGCCATGATGTTGTTAATATAGAGAAATGTTTTATTCAATATGACGAACATAATGTATTAATGAACAAATTACGTAGTCTAATTTCAGAGCTTAACTTATCTGTCTATGATGAAAATAACCACTCAGGGGCAATTAGACATATTATGTTCAGAACAAATACCGTAAAAAGTGAAATCATGGTAGGTATTGTCGTGAAAGAGAAGTTTAATAAATTAGATGAATTCGTTGAAAAAATATCTAAATTAGATGATAGAATCGTTAGTATTATGTTGAATATTAATGATAAGAAGACAAATGTAATTTTTGGTGATAAAACTGAAAAATTATTTGGACAAGATTATATAACTGACACTCTAGATGGAATAGAGTTCAAGATTTCACTTCGTTCATTTTATCAAGTGAATCCAGTTCAAACAGAGGTATTGTATAGTAAAGCATTAGAACTTGCTGAGTTAAAAGAAACTGATACGATAATTGATGCTTACTGTGGTATTGGAACAATAAGTCTATTCGCAGCGAAGAAAGTTAAGAAAGTATACGGTATTGAAATAGTAGAAGCGGCTGTTTTAGATGCTCGTGAAAATGCTAAAAATAATAATATTGAAAATGCTGAATTTTTACTAGGTAAGAGTGAGGATGTAATAAAAAAATTAATCTCACAAAATATAAAATTAGATGCAGTTATCGTTGATCCACCACGTAAAGGATGTGAGGAAAGTTTCCTACGCGATTTGGCTTCAATGGGAATAGAAAAGATAGTCTATGTTAGTTGTAATCCATCTACATTAGCTAGAGACATGGAAATCATGAGAAGTCTAGGTTATAAACTAGGTGCAGTGCAACCTGTAGATATGTTCCCAGGAACGTATCATGTAGAAGCAGTAACACTTCTTGAACGAAATAATTAG
- a CDS encoding ACT domain-containing protein yields MDKEKVYYIIREDVLPEAVKKTLAMKKALEEDSKLSILEASKRFDLSRSAFYKYKDTIFPIQDVKRQSILSLSIDVDDIPGILGRILAVVNEAKCSVLTIHQTVPINAKATIIISLELSSGDINIEKLNKRIKDLEFVNSIKVIGLSM; encoded by the coding sequence GTGGATAAAGAAAAAGTTTATTATATAATTAGAGAAGATGTATTGCCAGAAGCTGTAAAGAAGACATTGGCGATGAAAAAAGCTTTAGAAGAAGATTCGAAATTATCAATTTTAGAAGCTTCTAAAAGATTTGATTTAAGTAGAAGTGCATTCTATAAATATAAAGATACAATTTTCCCGATTCAAGATGTGAAAAGACAATCTATTCTATCACTATCTATTGATGTTGATGATATTCCTGGAATATTAGGCAGAATTTTAGCGGTTGTTAATGAAGCTAAGTGCAGTGTACTTACTATTCACCAAACCGTGCCGATTAATGCAAAAGCTACGATAATTATTTCTTTAGAGCTAAGTTCAGGTGATATAAATATTGAAAAATTAAATAAACGAATTAAAGATCTTGAGTTTGTTAATTCAATTAAAGTAATTGGTTTAAGCATGTAA
- a CDS encoding nucleotide pyrophosphohydrolase, whose translation MKETIEKINKFRDERNWRQFHNEKDLAISISLEASELLELFQWKTSEVTVSEKLPQIKEELADVFIYAFMLADNLNLDVEKIITDKLIINSSKYPIKESFGSNKKYTELKGE comes from the coding sequence ATGAAAGAAACTATAGAGAAAATAAATAAATTTAGAGATGAGAGAAACTGGAGACAATTCCATAATGAAAAAGATTTGGCTATATCAATATCTTTAGAAGCTAGTGAATTATTGGAACTATTTCAATGGAAAACATCAGAGGTAACTGTATCAGAAAAATTACCACAAATTAAAGAGGAATTAGCAGATGTTTTTATTTATGCTTTTATGCTTGCAGACAACTTAAATCTTGATGTAGAAAAAATTATTACAGATAAGTTAATTATTAATTCTAGTAAGTATCCTATTAAAGAAAGTTTTGGATCAAATAAAAAATATACAGAATTAAAAGGGGAATAA
- the rlmD gene encoding 23S rRNA (uracil(1939)-C(5))-methyltransferase RlmD: MYQVNPVKTEVLYSKALELAELKETDTIIDAYCGIETISLFAAKKVKKVYGIETVEAAVLDARENAKNNNITNAEFLLGKSEDVIKKLISQNVKLDAVIVDSPRKGCEESFLRDLASMGIEKIVYVSCNPATLARDMEIMRGLGYKLGAVQPVDMFPGTYHVETLALLSKLDVDKHISVEIELDEMDLTSAESKATYAQIKEYVWKKFQLKVSTLYIAQIKRKCGIELREHYNKSKKEKQIIPQCTPEKEKAIMDALRHFKMI; encoded by the coding sequence ATCTATCAAGTAAATCCAGTTAAAACAGAAGTATTATATAGTAAAGCGTTAGAACTTGCTGAGTTAAAAGAAACTGATACGATAATCGATGCTTACTGTGGTATTGAAACAATAAGTTTATTCGCAGCGAAGAAAGTTAAGAAAGTATATGGTATTGAAACAGTAGAAGCGGCTGTTTTAGATGCTCGTGAAAATGCGAAAAATAATAATATAACTAATGCAGAGTTTTTACTAGGTAAAAGTGAAGATGTAATTAAAAAATTAATCTCGCAAAATGTGAAATTAGATGCAGTTATTGTGGATTCACCACGTAAAGGATGCGAAGAAAGTTTCTTAAGAGACTTAGCTTCAATGGGAATAGAAAAGATAGTTTATGTGAGCTGTAATCCAGCAACTCTAGCACGTGATATGGAAATTATGAGAGGACTAGGTTATAAACTAGGTGCAGTGCAACCTGTAGATATGTTCCCTGGAACGTATCATGTAGAGACGTTAGCACTTTTGTCCAAACTTGATGTCGATAAGCACATAAGTGTTGAAATTGAGTTGGATGAGATGGATTTGACAAGTGCGGAGAGTAAAGCAACATATGCTCAAATCAAAGAATATGTTTGGAAAAAATTTCAATTAAAAGTTTCAACATTATATATTGCACAGATAAAAAGGAAATGTGGAATAGAATTACGAGAACATTACAACAAGTCAAAAAAGGAGAAACAAATTATTCCACAGTGTACACCTGAAAAAGAAAAAGCCATCATGGATGCTTTGAGACACTTCAAAATGATTTAA
- a CDS encoding restriction endonuclease, with product MTYQKLWSVLKMIEIINGECIEELRKLDSSTVDLIITDPPYNIANFMNGRDTNLQKMRSNFFGAAGWDDLDFNDWKDHMRLFLKNQVGYLRMVLP from the coding sequence GTGACATATCAGAAATTATGGAGTGTATTAAAAATGATTGAAATAATAAATGGAGAATGCATAGAAGAATTGAGGAAGTTAGACTCATCTACGGTTGATTTAATTATTACAGATCCTCCATATAATATTGCGAATTTCATGAACGGGAGAGATACAAATCTACAAAAAATGCGTTCTAATTTTTTTGGTGCTGCTGGTTGGGATGATTTAGATTTTAATGATTGGAAAGACCATATGAGATTGTTTTTAAAGAATCAAGTAGGATACTTAAGAATGGTGCTTCCATGA